The Belonocnema kinseyi isolate 2016_QV_RU_SX_M_011 chromosome 2, B_treatae_v1, whole genome shotgun sequence nucleotide sequence ttggaatgaaattggggggggATCATTGCCCTCTAAAGTAAAAAAgggtttttgagccaccctagtgagCAATGTGGTCGAGCAAATCGACGGAAGTTTTCGTAGAATTTGTGTATTCATTGTTATACTTAAcctaaaacttgcataattttagtAGGAGTATTTAATGCAAATTTCGCCACTCTACATGAGAATCGAAGTTGCCTATCTCTCTAAGTatgaaaataattagatttgtttaaatttttttttaatttctatttttttgaattattttaatattattgaattacaTTAAAATCTGTTGAATGCCACTGAACTTCGTTCAAATACCTTTACTGGTTTCCGTTCAAGCGTTGAacttatctttattttaaatcagaatgtACGTTAGGTTCCATGGCGTTCCATTGAATTTCgttgaactttatttatttacgtTGCATTATAGTGAATTCCGTTGAAGTAGCAACTACTTATTTACAGAGTCTATACAAAGTTCAAACAATTATGAATAAGTTTTTTCAGAGATTTGTTTCGAATTCcattaaatttcattgaattttattgaattccattatattctactaaatttcAATGCATtccattaaattcattttttcatttatttcctaTAAATCGCGCTGAAACCCCTAAAATATTCACACTCTTATCCATGCTAACTGCACTACGCGGCACAACACTCACATTGCCGTTCAAAATTTTCGCCGTCTGATGGCGCTGCCAACATACTTGGGAGCTCTATACATTCAATAAAGTTTATGTtttacaaaatcaacaaaaaatgaaaggtCCTACAATGTTTAAAAGTATTCTTAGGTCTGAAACAAAAGCTGAagtgagaaaaaaaactttcttccaaaaatccatattttcgaaAATCGGATCGGAGAtaaatcaaacatttgaattgaaaaacgtGGACGCAAAAttactacagtgaaactcttataccgccgattttggggcggaccttgagtgtgaattaactcattgtagcccgctccgcttttgtttgttcacgcttgagtgctcgcctgagcgacaaccgcagaccccgcggcccccgaGCAGTTCCTGTTTTACCAACCTACGGCGCGGCTTTAATTCTCGGAATGGCAATAGAATGGAGGGctattttctaagttttttaaCATCCTAATAATAAGcgttaaaaaatttagctttttaaatttaaaaaaaaatgatttaacattcTCTATTTCTAAATTATCTTTCAGGCGGGTATTAATTGACTCTGGCGAAGCAGGCACTGCACAAGTATATACAGAATTACTGTCCGAAGTTTTGGATAGCGAAGGTGCCACAATAGAGCATATGTTAATCACTCATTGGCATCATGACCATATCGGTGGAGTATCTTCTATTCAAAAgcttctaaaatctaaaaatagtAAGCCAGCTACTGTTTGGAAATTGCGGAGATGTCCACGTGACGATCAAATCTCAGAGCAGGAAAAATCAGTTAAATGGCAATATTTGGTGCATGATCAGTGGATCGAAGTTGAGGGTGCAAAATTACAAGTAAAACACTCTCCAGGTCACACGACTGATCATTATTGTCTTTTTATGCCAAAAGAAGATGCCATTTTCAGTGGAGATTGCATTCTAGGTGAAGGAACTGCAGTTTTTGAAGACCTGCACGATTACATAATTTCCTTACGAAATATGCTGCAGATGAAGCCAAAGTTGATTTATCCTGGACATGGTCCTATAATTGAAAATCCACTTTCACGAATTCAATATTATATCGAGCATCGTCAGAAAAGAGAAGAAGAAATTCTGAAAACTCTACAGGAGAAAAATGAACCTATGTCTGAAATGGAAATAGTGAAGAATGTTTATAAAGTGAGTaagttttacatttgaaattcgACGTATAAAACGATCGGAACTTATGACGATTATGATTTTCTCACTGTGGCTACTTTACCATGATAGCACACCAGCCGATTATGTAATCTTATCCAAGATTTCTTTTATTAAACTGGTTTCTTTACTGTAACGAAAGTCCATGTACGGAAATATTGATTGGATTCTTTCTGTAAAATATATGGAGGAGAacgatcttaaaatttttaactggacTTTGAGTCTGTGAAGgtgaaaattgttaattgaaaaccTTAATTTTTGCATTTGCTCCATAGAAAACGACTGCAACTGCCACACTTTTAATTGTTGCATCAAAATTAATTGTACCAGttagtttaaaaactaaagaTGTGTATCAAAATTGGATATAGTATAGAGGTTCTCTAATTTAGTTTCGTCTTATTTATTGAttttgtgtagtttttattttctcatcgggcggcaagttatcggacttctactgtacaTAGAATTATCCGCTTTCATATTACCATCATCATTGAGGAAAATTTTATCGAACTTATTTCCTTTTTTCGATATAAATTTGACATGCTGTGTgccaattataaaataaaataagtaaatttaaaaagttactcattagagaaaaatgtgtaataagagaggaaaaatgattattttctttatagatgactttaaacattttcattaaagtatgtacaaatgtaatacttgaattttcaacatattaataaaatgaaaacaacaaaaaatcaataaaaaatgccaAACTGAAATAGGGGTCCACTAAATGATgtctgaatttgatttttttaaacattttttaaactgataaggTACAACTTAGACTagaattgtttaagtaattaattattcttcaattgtgactttttcttaaaaagaggtggaaaactctagttttttcatatttagttGTCTTTGTCGCTTATTACTAAATATCTACGTTGCTCAGATACTAGTACCTCAATGtgtaataaattcatattttttcaaatactgttgtttgtttaaacaaattcgtttgaaaataaattttttaaatttcttttcgtgTGCAAGTAATGCATTAATTTGCCATTGTCgagagcaaaatttttttaaaaccattatcgtattgtctaatcattttattaaagattaattgtaTATTTAGTTTAGGTGTGATTCAGGTTTCAAGCATTTTTTATCgaactttattaaattaaaaaaaagtacactAATGAAAAGCTTTTAGTTGACGGCAACCACATTGGATATGTCAGAGCGATACGCTTGTGTTAAActgagaaaagttttttttgtaaccgGATAGAGACAGGATATATCCGTATAAGAGTTCTATCTGGTTTCTATTAGGGCCTTATTCGGGTTGTATTGGATCTTATCCGTAATTTTAAGCAGAGACTTTTTAAGCGGTAATCTCACAGATAGGTCCGGTATGGACAATGCTTTTGAACATAGAGGTAATGAATTTTTGTTTCCGTGTCCCAAATAGGTCCATGATAGACCcagaaatatatatatgtgtgtgtgtgtgtgtgtgtgtagtagtagtagtagtagtagtagtagtagtagtagtagtagtagtagtagtagtagtagtagtagtagtagtagtagtagtagtagtagtagtagtagtagtagtagtagtagtagtagtatacactgtagtatttattttttttttaacagaaaaatcccAGATGTGTCCCGGATAGACccgtataccaggtgtatacatatgaaaccggtattgccatctagcggccagtaggcacacttgtaggcactgtcggaacttaccatttgtgctaattggcgtattgtcatctgccaacaatatccaataccaaacatttcaagtttcatatgacatcgtgatttttttcgctcttgaaaatgtagaaatacgtgccttcaaacaacgatttgcggggagcattaattttctgtttccatttgggtaaatcggcgatagaatctcatcgaatgcttgtcgaagcttacggggAGCATGGtgttggtcgaacgcagtgtaatgagtggcttaacaagttcaaaagtggcaattttgatgtgagaaacgctgaccgcggcaaaccaccgaaatcgtttgaggacgNNNNNNNNNNNNNNNNNNNNNNNNNNNNNNNNNNNNNNNNNNNNNNNNNNNNNNNNNNNNNNNNNNNNNNNNNNNNNNNNNNNNNNNNNNNNNNNNNNNNggcgcatactttgaataaaatatttgttatcattctcttgaaataaatgtgtttttttcttgaaaaaataccggtttcatatgtatacacctggtagatgcTTCTTTTGCACTTAGAGGATGATAATTTGAGTTCCCGTCTTCCGAATAGATCCCAGATAGACCCGGATAAACATACGCTGTaaaactttgttcttttttaaccGTTAGCTCCCAGATAGGTCCCggatagaaaaattagtttttgggtTCATGTCCCAAAGAGGTCCCCCGATACACCCGGGTAGACGATCGTTTAGATTTAGATAAAATTACTTTCTGGTACCGCGTTCCGGATTGATACCGAATAGACCCAGATACATGGTCActttaatttactaaaatataGGATTGGTCAAGTGTCTTTGATAGAGCCCGAATAGTTCCGTAAAATTTCCGTATTGGAAATAATTTCACATATAGAACCCGGATAGACCCATATAAATACTTATCATCCGGTTTTCATCAGACTCGTATCCGGTTCGTTTCGAATTATATCCGGCATTTTAAGCAGGAAGTGTTTTATTTCTACACTTTCGGTATTTTAAACTCTTcatttgaatcataatttttgttttaatttccagtaaCGTTGAAGAAATACAAAGATTTTGTATTCCTTTAAGAAAACGATCAACTAATCTGCGGGATcaatataaacgaaaaaaaaacttactttcagCTTTCAGAGGACAAATCAGCATGTCTGCGAGGgtaatttaaatgaagaaaatatatatatatatataaatcatttttagaatgaaaaaactgaatgtaatttttatataatgaagtcttactaaaaaggaaacttttcatgaccaatgtaaaacattttgttaacaaatattggTTATTTATagcatttgtttaatgtttaaatcaAACGTGTATAGGCCGGGGAAATTCCTGCCAGGAACCgatgttttgcgcttaccactatttcCGCTGGAGAGCGAGGGTGGTGGtacacggaaagaaatttagGACAGATGTTGGGTTTGGTACAGTAGGGCAAAACAACCACGAGTTTAACGCAACAGCAGCGCCATTTTGCGTGAAGCGGCTGCCTTAAAATGTGGTGGAACGTTGCTCTCTTATACGAGGGtaattcaataagtccttagaatgaccaacagatggcgcgcgaatcgctccaaatcatctgctttcagtcagcatcactcccgactagatatatggtgcagtcacagtccatatcttctgagtttacgtgtttttataaccaattgaaaaaaaaaaattgttcgttaagaaaaatggaaaaaaacgagttcagcgcgataatcaaacattttcatttaaagggtttaactccatatgagataaaaaatgaattggactcagttcaaggcacatctgcccctgccttagcaacggtttataNNNNNNNNNNNNNNNNNNNNNNNNNNNNNNNNNNNNNNNNNNNNNNNNNNNNNNNNNNNNNNNNNNNNNNNNNNNNNNNNNNNNNNNNNNNNNNNNNNNNgagtaagctgtatcaattataataatgtaaagcttattttaaaatatattttatggaacatgatatttttatgaatgtgccagtgaaattctgttcgtctaattttgtttgccaatgcgaaacgtaatctggcttggaattgtcgtcttaacatctaaaacccgcaagaacaattttcctatcacttggaattataattatatttttataaaaacgttagaatatataataattaagaaattggaaaatacatacgagaacttaattagacgaatagtctaaaaaaatccgtagaaattgcagaccacaaaaataaaaataaaaactaaataatattaaagaactatatatagacaattatagaatgaaaattataattaataattttagaattagtggaaaatatatgaaaccgtaatataaattactcatcgacttatatttgtggattttttaaaataaccaagttttgcaaagttataaaagtaaaaatgttttaattggcaatttactttcaatccaaatggttcttgcccgagctaagtaaccattagttcgcctggaggggcctactgagagttgcttacagcgctccaagtggctgttggcaaaatatatcgatgggacttcgtgggtgctatctacgggtgaCGGTGTATAGagaggaagtgacttttttcgccggacgcgccgtctatatttatggcgggcaactaagcccgcaccgcatctacgtttataatatctttgtcccacctcatctctgcttaCAGGTACCACTGCTGAGCTAAACACACGAGCGTCAGCGCGCCCTGTGTTCAAGACATCTGTTCTCTTATTTTGAGAACGCTGCGATCCCACAAAAGGACGAACGGCGCGCCAAACCCTTGGAACTACAGTAGTCCCAGAATTCAGTAAGACGGTTGCGTTATTTTCGGGAAACGCGCcggtttatagaaattttatatgaatGTAGAAGTCCGATCAACTACTGTAGTACGTTCTCTCGTTCGGGACAGCAACGTTcccaaatacgagggtagttcaataagtccttagaatgaagtataaaaacaattttttttgggtaaatttttttttatttttcaacataatctccttggagctNNNNNNNNNNNNNNNNNNNNNNNNNNNNNNNNNNNNNNNNNNNNNNNNNNNNNNNNNNNNNNNNNNNNNNNNNNNNNNNNNNNNNNNNNNNNNNNNNNNNTACTTaagattatataattgaatattgaatataatgtgcATGATAAAAGTGAAGTAATGCTTCAAATaccacagttttaattaaataatttttcaaatgaatctgatgttgtgaaatgagtatgtggatttaatttttctaaacgtgttttaatttgtttgcggataagtatcaaaagtttccaagcgatcaaattttcaaaaatgaaaattaaaaaaagggagaggggaaattattatttcaatttttaaatgaaaattattgtttaattctttttatgttataaacaaattaattaattattagttcattaatacttttcacattgttaaattacataaatactaaatttaaacattttaatttgagttAACAAATTGATGATTTAAGTGAATGTTATATCATTAAATCCCggctataatttatataataacattttattaatattcaaatcacacaattttttattttattatttattctaatttttgttttgttgtgaaatgagtatcggaattatgatttctgaatgatccgagtatatattttactttttttttaatatttaaacattttatcaataatacaaatttttagaaaaacaccaagtaataattatttgaataattcattataaaaataattctttaacgccttgtattttatgaacagaataattacttattattagctaATTTATTCTTTACGATATTTGATTACATGAAAATTGCCTTCATTGATATAAGATATGAACCTTTTAATAGAAGCATATTTATATTTCAcctatttctattagaattatatagctttttaaaatgttgatgttttgaaatgattatatgaattaaattttcaaaatcatatgtaCAAGTGTTTggtttcttacaaaaaaaaatattaaaggttattaataacaaagattttcaggaaggaagtttaaaatatatataaggtaagagtaaatttattatttcaatgaaacaaattatttgaggctttttatgtttttgaaccATTTAAtccattattagctgataattttcttcacacttttttCATCTTAGTTTGAAgtagtgacaaaggttactaataaattagacgtatagaaaacatgaaaaaaagcaaaatataaagtagagtaaaaataaatttattatttcagtgaaattatttgatgctttttatgttgtcaaccatttaattaattattagttgattatgttcttcacactttcttcatgttgatttgaattagtgacaaaggttactaaAAAAATTAGACGTATGGAAATgctgcatcaaaatttaaaggaaaatatacacataatgttaacattatttgaatgttacgatgaaaataattgtatcatgctttttattttgtgaactgatatCAGTTTAAAAGctc carries:
- the LOC117168039 gene encoding endoribonuclease LACTB2 isoform X2, which produces MTSLTVIPLVSKLASNVIRILGCNPGPMTLQGTNTYLVGKGHRRVLIDSGEAGTAQVYTELLSEVLDSEGATIEHMLITHWHHDHIGGVSSIQKLLKSKNSKPATVWKLRRCPRDDQISEQEKSVKWQYLVHDQWIEVEGAKLQVKHSPGHTTDHYCLFMPKEDAIFSGDCILGEGTAVFEDLHDYIISLRNMLQMKPKLIYPGHGPIIENPLSRIQYYIEHRQKREEEILKTLQEKNEPMSEMEIVKNVYKVNNTRAFVARCSIKCRPPPQEITQRRQNKRSEW
- the LOC117168039 gene encoding beta-lactamase-like protein 2 homolog isoform X1, whose translation is MTSLTVIPLVSKLASNVIRILGCNPGPMTLQGTNTYLVGKGHRRVLIDSGEAGTAQVYTELLSEVLDSEGATIEHMLITHWHHDHIGGVSSIQKLLKSKNSKPATVWKLRRCPRDDQISEQEKSVKWQYLVHDQWIEVEGAKLQVKHSPGHTTDHYCLFMPKEDAIFSGDCILGEGTAVFEDLHDYIISLRNMLQMKPKLIYPGHGPIIENPLSRIQYYIEHRQKREEEILKTLQEKNEPMSEMEIVKNVYKTTPEHLWPAAASNVGHHLKKLHKEGRIKGQNGSWTSS